A genomic segment from Glycine soja cultivar W05 chromosome 18, ASM419377v2, whole genome shotgun sequence encodes:
- the LOC114396844 gene encoding uncharacterized protein LOC114396844, translating into MDRPEYVWKQTWQWMVDDIVFNHRRQGIQLTDKEKMHLCLTEIENLLQANRKSLRDFPSMPYPLGYAAKTHQNNLIYNELAYNREILAAKFDKCYQSLTDEHASIFNKIMHVVATQSGGVYFLYGYGGTGKTFVWKTLSSAIRSTGGIVLTIASSGIASILLPGGRTTHSKFAILVPATKNSTCNIHQGSDLAELLHITKLIIWDEAPMCHRYSIEALDKSLQDIMHNNNPFGGKVIVFCGDFRQILPVVPRGNRSDIVYATLNSSYIWNHCQILKLTKNMRLQSNPTDHSNLDELKQFSEWLLDIGDGKLAEPNDGYGEITIPYEFLIKDFQDPIQTIVEATYPNLLHNYSNGDFLQKRVVLASTKDVVDKINDYVLSLIPGEEKEYCSAGSVDKSDELLSPSFGVLTAEFLNSLKTSGIPNHKLIIKVDTPIILLRNLDQADGLCNRTRLIVTRLGSSVVEAEIITGLT; encoded by the exons ATGGATAGGCCTGAATATGTGTGGAAACAAACTTGGCAATGGATGGTAGATGATATTGTATTTAATCATAGAAGACAAG GCATCCAACTAACAGACAAAGAAAAAATGCATCTTTGTTTGACGGAAATTGAAAACCTCTTGCAAGCCAACAGGAAAAGCTTACGAGATTTTCCTTCGATGCCATATCCACTAGGATATGCCGCCAAGACGCACCAAAATAATCTTATCTACAATGAATTGGCTTACAACAGGGAGATATTGGCTGCCAAATTTGACAAATGCTACCAGTCGCTAACag ATGAGCATGcttctatttttaataagattatGCATGTGGTTGCAACTCAATCAGGTGGAGTTTATTTTCTATATGGATATGGTGGCACAGGCAAGACATTTGTGTGGAAAACTTTATCATCTGCTATACGCTCTACTGGCGGAATTGTTTTAACAATAGCTTCAAGTGGGATTGCCTCAATACTATTGCCTGGTGGTAGAACAACACATTCTAAGTTTGCTATTCTTGTCCCTGCAACAAAAAATTCGACATGCAATATCCATCAAGGGAGTGATTTGGCTGAATTGTTGCATATCACAAAACTCATCATATGGGATGAAGCTCCAATGTGTCATAGATACAGTATTGAGGCCCTTGACAAAAGTTTACAGGACATCATGCACAACAACAATCCTTTTGGAGGAAAGGTCATTGTTTTTTGTGGTGATTTCCGTCAAATTCTACCTGTTGTGCCAAGAGGTAATCGTTCTGACATTGTCTATGCAACTTTAAATTCATCTTACATTTGGAACCATTGTCAAATTCTAAAGCTGACTAAAAATATGCGGTTGCAATCAAATCCTACTGATCATTCCAACTTGGATGAACTAAAACAATTTTCTGAGTGGTTGCTAGACATAGGTGATGGTAAACTTGCAGAACCTAATGATGGTTATGGTGAAATCACCATCCCATATGAGTTTCTTATCAAGGACTTTCAAGATCCTATCCAGACAATTGTTGAAGCAACATATCCAAACTTATTACACAACTACAGCAATGGCGATTTCTTGCAAAAAAGAGTTGTCCTTGCCTCTACAAAAGATGttgttgataaaataaatgactATGTCCTGTCTTTGATTCCTGGTGAGGAGAAAGAGTATTGTAGTGCTGGTTCTGTTGACAAATCAGATGAACTACTCAGTCCTTCATTTGGAGTACTAACAGCTGAATTTCTAAACTCATTGAAGACATCAGGCATACCAAATCACAAGCTCATAATCAAGGTTGATACGCCTATCATCCTACTACGAAATCTGGACCAAGCTGATGGGTTATGCAACAGAACTAGGCTTATTGTTACAAGACTTGGTTCAAGTGTTGTTGAAGCGGAGATTATTACTGGCCTAACATAG
- the LOC114396423 gene encoding uncharacterized protein LOC114396423: protein MDEGEGGYGESGDPMDQFHRNEAISAVADEGFLGEEEDDDYEDLYNDVNVGEGFLQSLRKNDDSGFRNDEVEEKKPPPPPPVPDAAGVSIPGVGGGGGSGVVESRVSGRVDGFQNQGYRGNEVGAKGGIRIELGNQSGNLSEIEDQGGNDGAAMQGIGQQPHGGVVGIVGNEGLVRQGQGGVGGGGGGGNVNRVGGNGVGNSVSAVTSVNTGGVGGAGGGGGAAGSGGTILFVGDLHWWTTDAELETELSRYGPVKEVKFFDEKASGKSKGYCQVEFFDPSAATACKEGMNGHVFNGRPCVVAFASPFTVKKMGEAQINRNQQMNQSAVPQGRRGPADAGAKPGGSNISTGGNYQGGEGNRGYGRGGGNWGRGNNPGMGNRGPVNPMRNRGGGMGGRGIMGHGGNGFGQGMGGTPPMLHPQSMMNQGFDPAFGGPMGRMGGYGGFPGAPAPPFSGILPSFPGVGGVGLPGVAPHVNPAFFGRGMPVNGMGMMPGSVMDGPNMGMWSDPNMGGWGGEEPGGGKAGESSYGEEAASDQQYGEVSHDRAGWPMREKDRGSERDWSGSSERRYRDDRDQGYERDASREKDMGHDHEWSERRHRDDRETGRERSRDRDRDRERSRDRDRDREKDHRERDRHREDRERYADHHRYRDREAEHDDEWERGRSSRTHSKSRLSQEEEHHSRPRDADYVKRRRLTSE, encoded by the coding sequence ATGGACGAAGGCGAGGGAGGGTACGGTGAGAGCGGCGATCCCATGGATCAGTTCCACCGTAACGAAGCTATATCCGCCGTCGCCGACGAGGGTTTCTTGGGCGAGGAAGAAGACGACGATTACGAGGACCTTTACAACGACGTCAACGTCGGCGAAGGGTTCCTTCAATCGTTGCGCAAGAACGACGATTCGGGGTTCCGAAACGACGAGGTCGAAGAAAAGAAGcctccgccgccgccgccggtTCCGGATGCCGCCGGGGTTTCGATTCCGGGTGTCGGTGGCGGTGGAGGAAGCGGGGTTGTGGAATCTAGGGTTTCGGGGAGGGTTGATGGGTTTCAGAATCAAGGGTATAGAGGGAACGAGGTGGGTGCCAAAGGTGGGATTAGGATTGAATTAGGGAACCAATCTGGAAATTTGAGTGAAATTGAGGATCAGGGTGGGAATGATGGTGCTGCAATGCAGGGGATTGGACAGCAACCTCATGGTGGGGTTGTTGGGATTGTGGGAAATGAGGGTTTGGTGAGACAAGGTCAAGGtggtgttggtggtggtggaggaggagggaATGTTAATAGGGTTGGTGGAAATGGTGTTGGAAACAGTGTGAGTGCTGTTACTAGTGTTAATACTGGAGGAGTTGGAGGtgctggtggtggtggtggtgctgcCGGTTCTGGTGGTACTATATTGTTTGTGGGTGATTTGCATTGGTGGACTACTGATGCCGAGCTTGAAACCGAGCTTAGTAGGTATGGGCCTGTGAAGGAGGTGAAGTTTTTCGATGAGAAGGCGAGTGGGAAATCAAAGGGGTATTGCCAGGTTGAGTTTTTTGACCCTTCTGCTGCAACTGCTTGCAAGGAAGGGATGAATGGGCATGTTTTTAATGGGAGGCCGTGTGTCGTTGCATTTGCTTCACCTTTTACCGTTAAGAAAATGGGGGAGGCTCAGATAAACAGAAATCAGCAGATGAACCAATCTGCTGTTCCTCAGGGAAGGAGGGGGCCTGCTGACGCAGGGGCTAAACCTGGTGGGAGTAATATTTCAACGGGTGGTAATTACCAAGGTGGAGAGGGGAATAGAGGTTATGGAAGAGGAGGAGGTAACTGGGGGAGAGGAAACAATCCTGGTATGGGGAATAGAGGGCCTGTTAATCCAATGAGGAACAGGGGTGGTGGGATGGGTGGTAGAGGTATAATGGGCCATGGTGGAAATGGATTTGGACAGGGTATGGGTGGTACCCCTCCAATGTTGCATCCTCAGTCAATGATGAATCAGGGTTTTGATCCTGCATTTGGTGGTCCCATGGGCAGAATGGGTGGCTATGGAGGCTTTCCTGGTGCTCCGGCGCCTCCGTTTTCGGGTATTTTGCCTTCATTCCCTGGTGTTGGAGGTGTTGGTTTGCCTGGAGTGGCACCTCATGTTAATCCAGCCTTTTTTGGAAGAGGGATGCCTGTTAATGGTATGGGGATGATGCCCGGATCAGTCATGGATGGTCCTAATATGGGAATGTGGTCGGATCCAAATATGGGTGGATGGGGTGGTGAAGAGCCCGGTGGTGGGAAGGCTGGAGAGTCCAGTTATGGGGAGGAAGCTGCTTCAGACCAACAGTATGGTGAGGTGAGTCATGATAGAGCTGGGTGGCCTATGAGGGAAAAAGATAGAGGTTCGGAAAGGGACTGGTCTGGTTCTTCTGAGAGAAGGTACAGAGATGATAGAGATCAAGGATATGAGAGAGATGCATCTAGAGAAAAAGATATGGGTCATGATCATGAATGGTCTGAAAGAAGGCATCGTGATGATAGAGAAACGGGCAGAGAACGATCCCGTGACCGTGACCGTGATCGTGAACGATCTCGAGACCGTGATCGTGACCGCGAAAAGGATCACCGTGAGCGTGACAGGCACAGAGAAGATAGGGAGAGATATGCAGATCATCATAGGTACAGAGACCGGGAAGCAGAGCACGATGATGAGTGGGAGAGGGGACGGTCATCAAGGACTCACAGCAAGTCACGATTATCGCAAGAGGAGGAACACCATTCTAGACCAAGAGATGCTGATTATGTGAAGAGGCGGCGGCTTACTTCTGAATAA